In Melopsittacus undulatus isolate bMelUnd1 chromosome 6, bMelUnd1.mat.Z, whole genome shotgun sequence, the following proteins share a genomic window:
- the SLC7A14 gene encoding solute carrier family 7 member 14 produces the protein MSGFFSRLDPRRVPWGAAGHALSTRVLRTKPVESMLEGTGTTATQGARLAKVLTTLDLISLGVGSCVGTGMYVVSGLVAKEMAGPGVIVSFIIAAVASILSGVCYAEFGVRVPKTTGSAYTYSYVTVGEFVAFFIGWNLILEYLIGTAAGASALSSMFDSLANHTISRWMINSVGTLNGLGKGEESYPDLLALVIAVIVTIIVAIGVKNSVGLNNVLNVINLAVWIFIMIAGLFYIKSDNWAEGQFLPFGWPGVLKGAATCFYAFIGFDIIATTGEEAKNPNTSIPYAITASLVMCLTAYVSVSIILTLMVPYDAIDTESPLMEMFVAHGFNAAKFIVAIGSVAGLTVSLLGSLFPMPRVIYAMAGDGLLFRFLSHVSSYTETPVVACIVSGFLAALLSLLVSLRDLIEMMSIGTLLAYTLVSVCVLLLRYQPESDIDGFVKFLSEEHTKKKEGILADCEKEACSPGSEGEEFTGPPTNTCGAKNLPSLGDNEMLIGKSDKSTYSVNHPNYGTVDMTTGIEADESENIYLIKLKKLIGPRYYTMRIHLGLPGKMDRPTVATGHTVTTCVLLLFVLMFIFCSFIIFGADYIYEQSWWAVLLVVLMILLIIVLVFVILQQPENPKKLPYMAPCLPFVPAFAMLVNIYLMLKLSTVTWIRFAVWCFVGLLIYFGYGMWNSTLEISAREEALHQSTYQRYDVDVDPFSVDDGFSYATEGEGFPAWDPSEDKGFSYQQMAGAKESHRTSSRSKSKGRHKQPSEALIANDELDYSPE, from the exons ATGAGTGGCTTCTTCTCACGCCTGGACCCACGGCGGGTGCCATGGGGGGCAGCGGGCCATGCCCTGAGCACCCGTGTCCTGCGCACAAAGCCAGTGGAGTCAATGCTGGAGGGCACGGGGACCACTGCCACCCAGGGTGCCAGGCTGGCTAAGGTGCTCACCACCCTCGACCTCATCTCCCTCGGCGTCGGGAGCTGTGTGGGCACAGGCATGTACGTGGTGTCAGGCCTGGTGGCCAAGGAGATGGCGGGGCCCGGGGTCATTGTTTCTTTCATCATCGCTGCCGTTGCCTCCATCTTGTCAG GCGTTTGCTACGCTGAGTTTGGCGTGCGGGTCCCCAAGACCACGGGCTCTGCCTACACCTACAGCTATGTGACAGTGGGGGAGTTTGTGGCGTTCTTCATCGGCTGGAACCTCATCCTGGAGTACCTGATCGGCACGGCCGCAGGCGCCAGCGCCCTCAGCAGCATGTTCGACTCCCTGGCCAACCACACCATCAGCCGCTGGATGATCAACAGCGTCGGGACATTGAACGGACTAG GGAAAGGAGAGGAGTCATACCCTGACCTTCTTGCTCTGGTCATTGCTGTCATTGTCACCATCATTGTGGCCATAGGCGTGAAGAACTCAGTGGGGCTGAACAACGTGCTCAACGTCATTAACCTGGCAGTCTGGATCTTTATCATGATTGCTGGTCTCTTCTATATCAAAAGTGACAACTGGGCTGAAGGGCAATTCCTGCCATTTGGATGGCCAGGG GTGCTCAAAGGGGCTGCAACATGTTTCTATGCCTTCATCGGCTTTGACATCATTGCTACCACGGGAGAAGAAGCGAAGAACCCCAATACTTCCATACCTTACGCCATCACGGCCTCACTCGTCATGTGCTTGACAGCATATGTGTCA GTGAGCATCATCCTCACACTGATGGTGCCCTATGATGCCATCGACACAGAGTCCCCGCTGATGGAAATGTTTGTGGCTCATGGTTTCAATGCAGCCAAGTTCATCGTTGCCATCGGGTCTGTGGCTGGCCTGACTGTCAGCTTGCTAGGATCCCTCTTCCCAATGCCGAGGGTCATTTATGCCATGGCTGGTGATGGACTGCTCTTCAG ATTTTTGTCCCACGTCAGTTCTTACACGGAAACCCCTGTAGTGGCTTGTATCGTCTCCGGATTCCTCGCAGCATTGCTCTCCTTGCTGGTTAGCCTGCGGGACCTGATAGAAATGATGTCCATCGGCACACTGCTTGCCTACACACTGGTCTCCGTCTGCGTCCTGCTCCTCCGATACCAGCCTGAGAGCGACATTGATGGCTTTGTCAAATTCCTCTCCGAGGAGCACACCAAGAAGAAGGAGGGCATCCTGGCTGACTGTGAGAAGGAAGCTTGCTCCCCAGGTAGTGAAGGAGAAGAGTTCACTGGCCCACCGACCAACACGTGTGGAGCAAAAAACCTTCCATCACTGGGGGACAATGAGATGCTAATCGGGAAATCCGATAAATCCACCTACAGCGTGAATCACCCCAATTACGGCACAGTAGACATGACCACAGGGATAGAGGCAGATGAGTCGGAGAACATCTACCTCATCAAGCTGAAGAAGTTGATCGGCCCTCGCTACTACACGATGCGGATCCACCTCGGGCTGCCAGGGAAAATGGACCGCCCCACGGTGGCCACTGGCCACACAGTCACCACCTGCGTGCTCCTGCTCTTTGTCCTCATGTTCATCTTCTGCTCCTTCATCATTTTTGGGGCAGACTACATCTATGAGCAGAGCTGGTGGGCTGTCCTCCTCGTCGTGCTGATGATTCTGCTCATCATTGTGCTGGTGTTTGTgatcctgcagcagccagaaaaCCCCAAGAAGCTGCCCTACATGGCACCTTGCCTGCCCTTTGTCCCTGCCTTCGCTATGCTGGTGAATATCTATCTCATGCTGAAGCTCTCCACGGTCACGTGGATCCGATTTGCCGTATGGTGTTTTGTGG GTCTGCTCATATACTTTGGCTATGGGATGTGGAACAGCACGCTGGAGATCAGCGCTCGGGAGGAAGCCCTCCACCAGAGCACCTATCAGCGCTATGATGTGGATGTCGACCCCTTCTCTGTGGACGATGGCTTCTCCTATGCCACTGAGGGTGAGGGCTTCCCAGCCTGGGATCCCTCCGAGGACAAGGGCTTCTCGTACCAGCAAATGGCAGGAGCAAAGGAAAGCCATCGGACGAGTAGCAGGTCgaaaagcaaaggcaggcaCAAACAGCCGTCAGAGGCTCTCATTGCCAATGATGAGTTGGACTATTCGCCCGAGTAG